One Granulicella sp. 5B5 DNA window includes the following coding sequences:
- a CDS encoding glutamate synthase-related protein, which translates to MFESYAMGEWRAQGVRAGVRQGERGFATDSTGLPVGWLRGEGPSLIDGRFERDSCGVGFVASVKGKYSHKILRDALIALERLAHRGAVAADGTSSDGIGLMTSVPRTLLLKSMGMTLADDQPLGVGMLFLPKGEARAEEVMNRAIASQGLKVLGWREVPVRPGVLGEIALSTMPVIKQILVVDATESKAGNKYPAVTMPDPQSAEYEECMERRLYLARKQFERAVELGEVTGYVCSLSTTTVVYKAMCMGSLLPEFYPDLADPEYVTRFALFHQRYATNTLPAWHRAQPGRKLGHNGEINTVWGNRSRMVARDSTLPVECKPVHTKDGTDSTSLDETIELISQNGRTISESVRMLLPPARATVSYESPFLQYHSGCTEPWDGPAAIAYSDGVAVGAALDRNGLRPCRYAITTDGIVVAGSEAGLVDLDPETILESGRLGPGQMIALDMDEHVIYHNDEMLKAFDAKATYAKLVEQTPLVPVEVTPTEAERVAALQKGFGYTKEDVNMILKPMAATGKDAVWSMGDDTPLAFLAKSPRPLYAYFRQRFAQVTNPAIDPLREAIVVSLNTRFGPWAHLLDKAHPLPGIAMKSVFMSLGQVAALRAKKYPHADELRLEELPVTFAPELTLEQALDALCGRAVELVREGARLLLMTDRDASAERLPIPMAMAVGAVHQSLVDAGLRTLTGIAAEAGDCRDIHHAAVLIGYGVGAVCPWLALETAKSLQPEGVDGEALTLKALDAGLAKVMSKMGISVVDSYRGAHQFDILGLHASVVERCFPNTPAPISGIGFEELDRRLRASWLGEETAADLPDYGWVRFRKAETAEPHLWQPPTVKALQTVVGSARGVAAASDPTGAFQIFSRNMDAREVVSLRDLVEVRPAGAELAIDEVEKPESLCTRFIASAMSLGSLSPEAHQTITAAMNMLGARSNTGEGGEDRDVYRPQASGPGSMPSHLSDDKAVAKMGHPETGGGVAVAELVAAPAVHLNLNNKIKQIASGRFGVTAEYLAHAEEIEIKVAQGAKPGEGGQLPGHKVSGLIARLRHAQPGVSLISPPPHHDIYSIEDLAQLIYDLKRVNPKAAVGVKLVSGCGVGTIAAGVAKAYADYIVIAGNTGGTGAAALSSIKYAGNPWELGLSEAQQVLRHNGMRDRVRLRTDGGIATARDVLVAALLGADEYAFGTAVLVALGCDMARQCHLNTCPTGIATQKPELRAKFRGKPEHVVMFFQQLAGDLQRLLAKFGLPSLEAAIGRVDLLEQVRFDGNIDLSPMLAQVNEGPARWMGVRNARPGVDSPLDEPWTAPAVAAAKKHEPFYVKAEITNEHRAVGARLSGELAVLRVKEEVGDADATFDLHGTAGQSFGAFAGTGMKLILTGQANDFVGKGLSGADLVIRAEGLAAEKSWDHVLLGNVALYGATAGRLFAAGRAGERFAVRNSGVTAVVEGVGDHACEYMTGGLVTILGEVGINFGAGMTGGLAWMYDVEQTMLGGRPENPGPRYHTEFLEAQNFAETTAELQASLKALLEEHVALTQSVLGQELLDNWAEESAKFVLFTPKPQA; encoded by the coding sequence ATGTTTGAGAGCTATGCGATGGGCGAGTGGCGGGCACAAGGGGTGCGCGCTGGTGTGCGGCAGGGAGAGCGGGGTTTTGCGACCGACTCGACAGGGCTGCCGGTGGGGTGGTTGCGGGGTGAAGGCCCGTCGCTGATTGATGGCCGGTTTGAGCGCGATTCGTGTGGTGTGGGGTTTGTCGCGTCGGTGAAGGGCAAGTACAGCCATAAAATTTTGAGGGACGCGCTGATTGCGCTGGAGCGGCTGGCGCATCGTGGCGCCGTGGCCGCCGATGGGACGAGCTCGGACGGCATTGGGCTGATGACGAGCGTGCCTCGGACGCTGCTGCTGAAGTCGATGGGGATGACGCTGGCGGACGACCAGCCGCTGGGCGTGGGGATGCTGTTTCTGCCAAAGGGCGAGGCGCGGGCCGAAGAGGTGATGAACCGCGCGATCGCGTCGCAGGGGCTGAAGGTGCTGGGCTGGCGCGAGGTGCCGGTGCGTCCGGGCGTCCTGGGCGAGATTGCTCTGAGCACGATGCCGGTGATCAAACAAATTCTGGTGGTGGATGCCACAGAGTCGAAGGCGGGGAACAAGTATCCGGCGGTGACGATGCCCGATCCGCAGTCGGCCGAGTATGAGGAGTGTATGGAGCGGCGGCTGTACCTAGCGCGCAAACAGTTTGAGCGCGCGGTGGAGCTGGGCGAGGTGACGGGGTATGTCTGCTCGCTGTCGACGACGACGGTGGTGTACAAGGCGATGTGCATGGGGAGCCTGCTGCCGGAGTTCTACCCAGACCTGGCGGACCCGGAGTATGTGACGCGGTTTGCGCTGTTTCATCAGCGGTATGCGACGAACACGCTGCCGGCGTGGCACCGTGCGCAGCCGGGGCGCAAGCTGGGGCACAACGGCGAGATCAATACGGTGTGGGGTAATCGCAGCCGCATGGTGGCGCGCGATTCAACGCTGCCGGTGGAGTGCAAGCCGGTACACACGAAGGACGGCACGGACTCGACGAGCCTGGATGAGACGATCGAGCTGATCAGCCAGAACGGGCGCACGATCTCAGAGAGTGTGCGGATGCTGCTGCCGCCTGCGCGGGCGACGGTGAGCTATGAGAGCCCATTTCTGCAGTACCACTCGGGTTGCACGGAGCCGTGGGACGGCCCGGCGGCGATTGCGTACTCGGATGGCGTGGCTGTAGGTGCTGCGCTGGACCGCAATGGACTGCGGCCTTGTCGTTACGCGATTACGACGGACGGCATTGTGGTGGCAGGCAGTGAAGCGGGACTGGTGGACCTCGATCCGGAGACGATCCTGGAGAGCGGACGTCTGGGGCCGGGGCAGATGATCGCGCTCGATATGGATGAGCATGTGATCTATCACAACGACGAGATGCTGAAGGCCTTCGACGCGAAGGCGACGTACGCGAAGCTGGTGGAGCAGACGCCGCTGGTGCCGGTGGAGGTGACACCGACCGAGGCGGAGCGCGTGGCTGCGCTGCAGAAGGGCTTTGGGTACACGAAGGAAGACGTGAACATGATCCTGAAGCCGATGGCGGCGACAGGCAAGGACGCGGTGTGGTCGATGGGTGACGATACGCCGCTGGCGTTTCTGGCGAAGAGTCCGCGACCGCTGTATGCGTACTTCCGGCAACGGTTTGCGCAGGTGACGAACCCGGCGATCGATCCGCTGCGCGAGGCGATTGTGGTTTCGTTGAATACGCGGTTTGGGCCGTGGGCGCACCTGCTGGACAAGGCGCACCCGCTGCCGGGCATCGCGATGAAGTCGGTGTTCATGTCGCTGGGGCAGGTAGCGGCGTTGCGCGCGAAGAAGTACCCGCATGCGGATGAGCTGCGGCTGGAAGAGCTGCCGGTAACGTTTGCGCCAGAGTTGACGCTGGAGCAGGCGCTGGATGCGTTGTGTGGACGGGCGGTGGAGCTGGTGCGCGAGGGTGCGCGGCTGCTGTTGATGACGGACCGCGATGCGAGTGCAGAGCGTCTGCCGATCCCAATGGCGATGGCTGTGGGCGCGGTGCACCAGTCGCTGGTGGATGCTGGACTGCGCACGCTGACGGGCATTGCGGCAGAGGCGGGTGACTGCCGCGATATTCATCATGCAGCGGTGCTGATTGGGTATGGCGTGGGCGCGGTGTGTCCGTGGCTGGCGCTGGAGACGGCGAAGAGCCTGCAGCCGGAGGGCGTGGATGGCGAGGCGCTGACGCTGAAGGCGCTGGATGCCGGGCTGGCTAAGGTGATGTCGAAGATGGGCATTTCGGTGGTGGACAGCTACCGCGGCGCGCACCAGTTCGACATTCTGGGGCTGCATGCGAGCGTGGTGGAGCGGTGCTTCCCGAATACGCCAGCGCCGATCTCGGGCATTGGATTTGAAGAGCTGGACCGCAGGCTGCGGGCGAGCTGGCTGGGCGAAGAGACTGCTGCCGACCTGCCGGATTATGGCTGGGTTCGCTTCCGCAAGGCGGAGACGGCGGAGCCGCACCTGTGGCAGCCGCCGACGGTGAAGGCTCTGCAGACAGTGGTGGGCAGTGCGCGCGGTGTTGCCGCTGCGAGTGATCCTACTGGTGCGTTTCAGATCTTCAGCCGGAACATGGATGCGCGTGAGGTTGTGTCTCTGCGTGACCTGGTGGAGGTGCGGCCAGCGGGTGCGGAGCTTGCAATCGACGAGGTCGAGAAGCCGGAGAGCCTGTGTACACGGTTTATCGCGAGCGCGATGAGTTTGGGTTCGCTGAGCCCGGAGGCCCACCAGACGATTACGGCGGCGATGAATATGCTTGGCGCGCGGTCGAATACTGGTGAGGGCGGTGAGGACCGGGATGTGTATCGGCCGCAGGCTTCGGGGCCGGGCAGTATGCCTTCCCACCTTAGCGACGATAAAGCTGTCGCGAAGATGGGGCACCCGGAGACAGGTGGCGGCGTTGCGGTCGCGGAGCTGGTTGCGGCTCCGGCTGTGCATCTGAACCTGAACAACAAGATCAAGCAGATTGCCTCGGGACGCTTTGGTGTAACGGCGGAGTACCTGGCGCATGCTGAGGAGATCGAGATCAAGGTGGCGCAGGGTGCGAAGCCCGGCGAGGGTGGGCAGCTGCCGGGGCACAAGGTGTCCGGGCTGATTGCACGGTTGCGTCATGCGCAGCCGGGGGTGAGCCTGATCTCGCCACCGCCGCACCATGACATCTACTCGATTGAAGATCTGGCGCAGCTGATCTATGACCTGAAGCGCGTGAACCCGAAGGCGGCTGTGGGCGTGAAGCTGGTGTCGGGCTGCGGCGTGGGTACGATTGCCGCGGGTGTGGCGAAGGCGTATGCCGATTACATCGTGATTGCGGGCAATACGGGCGGCACGGGTGCGGCGGCGCTGTCGAGCATCAAGTATGCGGGCAATCCGTGGGAGCTTGGGTTGAGCGAGGCGCAGCAGGTGCTTCGGCACAATGGGATGCGCGATCGCGTGCGGCTGCGCACGGATGGCGGCATCGCAACGGCCCGCGATGTGCTGGTGGCTGCGTTGCTGGGTGCGGATGAGTATGCGTTTGGCACGGCGGTGCTGGTGGCGCTGGGCTGCGATATGGCGCGGCAGTGCCATCTGAATACGTGCCCGACAGGCATTGCGACGCAGAAGCCGGAGCTGCGCGCGAAGTTCCGCGGCAAGCCGGAGCATGTGGTGATGTTCTTCCAGCAGCTCGCAGGGGACTTGCAGCGGTTGCTGGCGAAGTTTGGGCTGCCGAGCCTTGAGGCTGCGATTGGGCGCGTCGACCTGCTGGAGCAGGTGCGGTTCGATGGGAACATCGACCTGTCGCCGATGCTGGCGCAGGTGAACGAAGGGCCGGCGCGATGGATGGGTGTTCGCAATGCACGGCCGGGTGTCGATAGCCCGCTGGATGAGCCGTGGACCGCGCCTGCGGTGGCGGCGGCGAAGAAACATGAACCGTTCTATGTGAAGGCGGAGATCACCAATGAGCATCGCGCGGTTGGCGCTCGGCTGAGTGGTGAGCTTGCAGTGCTGCGGGTGAAGGAAGAGGTCGGCGATGCCGATGCGACGTTCGATCTGCATGGCACGGCAGGGCAGAGCTTTGGAGCGTTTGCCGGCACGGGTATGAAGCTGATCCTGACCGGGCAGGCGAATGACTTTGTCGGCAAGGGGCTTTCGGGCGCGGACCTGGTGATTCGCGCAGAGGGACTCGCGGCGGAGAAGAGCTGGGACCATGTGCTGCTGGGCAACGTGGCGCTGTATGGTGCGACAGCCGGAAGGCTGTTTGCTGCTGGGCGCGCGGGCGAGCGGTTCGCGGTGCGGAACAGCGGTGTGACGGCGGTTGTAGAGGGCGTTGGCGACCATGCCTGCGAGTACATGACGGGCGGGCTTGTCACGATTCTTGGCGAAGTCGGAATCAACTTCGGCGCGGGCATGACTGGCGGACTGGCGTGGATGTATGACGTGGAGCAGACGATGCTCGGCGGCAGGCCGGAGAATCCGGGGCCTCGGTATCACACGGAGTTTCTGGAGGCGCAGAACTTTGCGGAGACGACGGCGGAGCTGCAGGCGTCGTTGAAGGCGCTGCTGGAAGAGCATGTGGCGCTGACGCAGAGTGTGCTGGGGCAGGAGCTGCTGGACAACTGGGCAGAGGAGTCGGCGAAGTTTGTGCTGTTTACTCCGAAGCCGCAGGCGTAA
- a CDS encoding ArgR family transcriptional regulator produces the protein MKSQRHNAIKDLLVKTTVTNQDELRRKLETKGIHVTQATLSRDIRELQLVKGPSGYALPANGNGEDDMPATASVLESFGLEVVQAQNLLIVHTTMGGAQPVAAALDSEAWDEVVGTIAGDNAVLIVCPDNTAAAALKARIETYLV, from the coding sequence ATGAAAAGCCAACGGCACAACGCGATCAAAGATCTCCTGGTGAAGACCACCGTCACCAATCAGGACGAACTGCGCCGTAAGCTCGAAACAAAGGGCATCCACGTCACCCAGGCCACGCTCTCCCGCGACATCCGCGAGCTCCAGCTCGTCAAGGGCCCCAGCGGCTACGCCCTGCCCGCCAACGGCAACGGCGAAGACGACATGCCCGCCACCGCCTCCGTCCTCGAAAGCTTCGGCCTCGAGGTCGTCCAGGCGCAGAACCTGCTCATCGTGCACACCACCATGGGCGGCGCACAGCCCGTCGCCGCCGCGCTCGACTCCGAAGCGTGGGACGAGGTCGTCGGCACCATCGCCGGCGACAACGCCGTCCTCATCGTCTGCCCCGACAACACCGCCGCCGCCGCGCTCAAAGCCCGCATCGAGACCTACCTTGTCTAA
- the argC gene encoding N-acetyl-gamma-glutamyl-phosphate reductase, with the protein MTTTSSLRTAVLGVTGYSGAELVRLLLDHPSLQSHPPLLLGRASSESIALTSIHPQLSGLPHADELSVVPFDLKLLVEEMIDILFLATPHEQSREEVPALIAAGIRVIDLSGAWRLQHESNRAVYKLHDADPTVAAQLQAEAVYGSPELHAEQIKTARLVANPGCYATSILLALAPLIRANVLDLNHGIIADAKSGVSGAGKAPTATTHFMYAADNLSAYAVFGHRHTGELLEQLHLDASQIQFTPHLLPIPRGILSTIYVRLAQPGSIISIQSLYDEFYANAPLVRVRRSPALPQIQHVVRTAFCDLGFQLAPDGNRLVIISCLDNLLKGAASQAVENMNLMAGFPQSSGLR; encoded by the coding sequence ATGACCACGACCTCCTCGCTTCGCACCGCCGTCCTCGGCGTCACCGGCTACTCCGGCGCAGAGCTCGTGCGCCTGCTGCTCGACCACCCAAGCCTGCAGTCGCATCCGCCGTTGCTCTTAGGACGCGCCAGTTCGGAGTCCATCGCCCTCACCAGCATCCATCCACAGCTCTCCGGCCTGCCCCACGCCGACGAGCTTTCCGTCGTCCCCTTCGACCTCAAGCTCCTCGTCGAAGAGATGATCGATATCCTCTTCCTAGCCACGCCACACGAGCAATCCCGCGAAGAAGTCCCTGCCCTCATCGCGGCAGGCATCCGCGTGATCGACCTCTCCGGCGCCTGGCGCTTGCAGCACGAATCCAACCGCGCCGTCTACAAGCTCCACGACGCCGACCCCACCGTCGCCGCACAGCTCCAGGCCGAAGCCGTCTACGGCTCACCCGAGCTCCACGCCGAGCAGATCAAAACCGCCCGCCTAGTCGCCAATCCCGGCTGCTACGCGACTTCCATCCTCCTCGCGCTCGCGCCGCTCATCCGCGCCAACGTCCTCGACCTCAACCACGGCATCATCGCCGACGCCAAATCCGGAGTCTCCGGCGCCGGCAAGGCACCCACCGCGACCACACACTTCATGTACGCGGCCGACAACCTCTCCGCCTACGCCGTCTTCGGCCACCGCCACACCGGCGAGCTCCTCGAACAGCTCCACCTCGACGCCAGCCAGATCCAGTTCACCCCCCACCTGCTGCCCATCCCGCGCGGGATTTTATCGACGATTTACGTTCGGCTCGCCCAGCCCGGCAGCATCATAAGTATTCAGTCGCTTTATGACGAGTTCTACGCCAACGCGCCGCTCGTCCGTGTCCGCCGCTCGCCTGCGCTGCCGCAGATCCAGCACGTCGTCCGCACCGCTTTCTGCGACCTCGGCTTCCAGCTCGCGCCCGACGGCAACCGGCTGGTCATCATCTCCTGCCTCGACAACCTGCTCAAGGGCGCAGCCTCCCAGGCGGTTGAAAACATGAATCTCATGGCCGGCTTCCCCCAATCCTCGGGCCTGCGATGA
- the argB gene encoding acetylglutamate kinase: MKFVVKLGGATLQDPSLLQTCAKAVTQLAQDGHQVALVHGGGVQLTKLLDQMGKKSEFVAGLRITDAETRDAALMVLGGRVNKSLVAALTQCGQSAMGLTGGDGHVFRARKKKTNPDLGFVGEIAATDPKWLDAIWTMGAVPVISSIALGFDGEYYNINADEMAAATAVATHADALVFLTDVPGVKGADGSVLRWLHLKDIPALEASAVVSGGMLPKLNACKEALTHGVKRVRILPANSAALLPDLISSRIDDGTEVIAA, translated from the coding sequence ATGAAATTCGTAGTCAAACTCGGCGGTGCCACCCTGCAGGACCCATCTCTCCTGCAAACCTGCGCCAAAGCCGTCACCCAGCTCGCGCAGGACGGCCACCAGGTGGCGCTCGTCCACGGCGGCGGCGTCCAGCTCACCAAGCTCCTCGACCAGATGGGCAAAAAATCCGAGTTCGTCGCCGGCCTCCGCATCACCGACGCCGAAACCCGCGACGCCGCCCTCATGGTCCTCGGCGGCCGCGTCAACAAGTCGCTCGTCGCGGCACTCACCCAGTGCGGCCAGTCCGCCATGGGTCTCACCGGCGGCGACGGCCACGTCTTCCGTGCGCGCAAGAAGAAGACCAACCCCGACCTCGGCTTCGTCGGCGAGATCGCCGCCACCGACCCCAAGTGGCTCGACGCCATCTGGACCATGGGCGCCGTCCCCGTCATCTCCTCCATCGCCCTCGGCTTCGACGGCGAGTACTACAACATCAACGCCGACGAGATGGCCGCCGCCACCGCCGTCGCCACCCACGCCGACGCCCTCGTCTTCCTCACCGACGTCCCCGGCGTCAAAGGCGCCGACGGCAGCGTCCTGCGCTGGCTGCACCTCAAGGACATCCCCGCCCTCGAAGCCTCCGCCGTCGTCTCCGGCGGCATGTTGCCCAAGCTCAACGCCTGCAAGGAGGCCCTCACCCACGGTGTCAAACGCGTGCGCATCCTGCCCGCCAACTCCGCCGCCCTCCTGCCCGACCTCATCAGCTCCCGCATCGACGACGGAACGGAGGTCATCGCCGCCTAG
- a CDS encoding aspartate aminotransferase family protein: MTLAELQAAESKLLLQTYARYPLQFVSGHGVHLRDEHGNDYLDLLSGIGVCALGYNHPAITRALTEQAQKLIHTSNLFYNAGTTELALRLTEITGLDRVFFCNSGTEAWEAALKLARANATMLRAEGKQIGTKFIALDNSFHGRSMGAVSTTHKALYREPFAPLIPGVEFIPMNDIAALRAAFSNKVCGICIEVLQGEGGINPISEELLSEARALCDSNGALLLLDEIQSGMGRTGKWCAYQHYSVRPDVTTLAKPMAGGVPIGAMLCTDAAARAITPGMHGTTFGGNPLAVAVAIAVIDEIKSANLLDHINEVGDYFHAQLLALQSKHEAIKQVRGLGLMLGLELHSADLAKTILGDMQQRRIILNRTHETVLRFLPPYLITREHVDQTIAALDQLLTQHSTGDAVALKGTATQLL, from the coding sequence ATGACCCTCGCCGAACTCCAGGCCGCCGAATCCAAACTTCTCCTCCAGACCTACGCCCGCTACCCTCTGCAATTCGTCAGCGGCCACGGCGTCCACCTCCGCGACGAGCACGGCAACGACTATCTCGACCTGCTCTCCGGCATCGGCGTCTGCGCGCTCGGCTACAACCACCCCGCCATCACCCGCGCCCTGACAGAGCAGGCCCAGAAGCTCATCCACACCAGCAACCTCTTCTACAACGCCGGCACCACAGAGCTCGCCCTCCGCCTCACCGAGATCACCGGCCTCGACCGCGTCTTCTTCTGCAACTCCGGCACCGAGGCATGGGAGGCCGCGCTCAAGCTCGCCCGCGCCAACGCCACTATGCTCCGCGCCGAAGGCAAGCAGATCGGCACCAAATTCATCGCCCTGGACAACAGCTTCCACGGTCGCTCCATGGGCGCCGTCTCCACTACGCACAAGGCCCTCTACCGCGAGCCCTTCGCCCCGCTCATCCCCGGCGTCGAGTTCATCCCCATGAACGACATCGCAGCCCTGCGCGCCGCGTTTAGCAACAAGGTCTGCGGCATCTGCATCGAGGTCCTGCAAGGCGAAGGCGGCATCAACCCGATCTCCGAAGAACTCCTAAGCGAGGCAAGAGCCCTCTGCGACTCCAACGGCGCTCTCCTGCTCCTCGACGAGATCCAGTCCGGCATGGGCCGCACCGGCAAGTGGTGCGCCTACCAGCACTACAGCGTGCGCCCGGACGTCACCACGCTCGCCAAGCCCATGGCCGGCGGCGTCCCCATCGGCGCCATGCTCTGCACCGACGCCGCAGCCCGCGCCATCACCCCCGGCATGCACGGGACGACATTCGGTGGTAATCCATTGGCCGTGGCAGTAGCCATCGCCGTCATCGACGAGATCAAATCCGCCAACCTCCTCGACCACATCAACGAGGTCGGCGACTACTTCCACGCACAACTTCTCGCTCTACAATCGAAGCACGAGGCCATCAAGCAGGTACGCGGCCTCGGCCTCATGCTCGGCCTTGAGCTGCACTCCGCCGACCTCGCAAAGACCATCCTCGGCGACATGCAGCAACGCCGCATCATCCTCAACCGCACGCATGAGACCGTGCTCCGCTTCCTGCCGCCCTATCTCATCACCCGCG